The following are encoded together in the Streptomyces sp. NBC_00358 genome:
- a CDS encoding SHOCT domain-containing protein yields MPGLLRGVARTAVVAGTATAVSNRVSRRQQGRWAQQEAQQQYQEPPPAAAPPPAAPADDMTSKIDQLKQLGDLKAQGVLTEAEFAEQKRRILG; encoded by the coding sequence GTGCCAGGTCTCCTTCGCGGGGTCGCCCGCACCGCCGTGGTGGCCGGTACGGCCACCGCCGTCTCGAACCGTGTGTCACGTCGTCAGCAGGGGCGATGGGCTCAGCAGGAAGCCCAGCAGCAGTATCAGGAGCCCCCGCCCGCCGCGGCCCCGCCGCCCGCCGCGCCGGCCGACGACATGACCAGCAAGATCGACCAGCTGAAGCAACTGGGGGACCTCAAGGCCCAGGGCGTGCTCACGGAAGCCGAATTCGCGGAACAGAAGCGCAGGATCCTCGGCTGA
- a CDS encoding branched-chain amino acid ABC transporter permease, translating to MSTFAELLLNGLSLGSVYALIALGFVVIFRATEVVNFAHASLLLAGGYVTATLHDDIGFWPALLAGVAGAALVGAAVEFLVMRRYRGTDQSVLAIVTIGVDILLTTELTRRIGTDVLVMGDPWGNAVLTVGPVSVAHTRIAAFVTASLLITAFLLAFRYTSWGVAMRAAAESPETAALMGVRLGRVSLGAWAVAGGLAAVAALFLTVFPTPGLERATSLAALKAFPAAILGGLDSTTGALVGGLLVGVTESLATGYQSDLTFLGRGLGDLAPYVVMVAILLIRPAGLFGTKELARV from the coding sequence ATGAGCACCTTCGCCGAACTCCTGCTCAACGGACTGTCGTTGGGCTCCGTCTACGCCCTCATCGCCCTTGGCTTCGTCGTCATCTTCCGGGCCACCGAGGTGGTCAACTTCGCGCACGCCTCGCTGCTGCTCGCGGGCGGCTATGTCACCGCGACCCTGCACGACGACATCGGCTTCTGGCCCGCACTGCTCGCCGGCGTCGCGGGCGCCGCACTGGTGGGGGCGGCCGTGGAGTTCCTGGTGATGCGCCGCTACCGGGGCACCGACCAGAGCGTCCTCGCCATCGTCACCATCGGCGTCGACATCCTGCTCACCACCGAACTGACCCGCCGTATCGGCACGGACGTCCTGGTGATGGGCGACCCCTGGGGCAACGCCGTCCTCACCGTCGGGCCGGTCTCCGTCGCCCACACGCGGATCGCGGCGTTCGTCACGGCGTCCCTGCTCATCACCGCGTTCCTGCTCGCCTTCCGCTACACGTCCTGGGGCGTGGCGATGCGCGCCGCCGCCGAGAGTCCGGAGACGGCCGCCCTGATGGGGGTGCGGCTCGGCCGGGTGTCGCTGGGGGCCTGGGCGGTGGCGGGCGGCCTCGCGGCCGTCGCCGCGCTGTTCCTGACCGTCTTCCCGACCCCCGGTCTCGAACGCGCCACCTCGCTGGCCGCGCTCAAGGCGTTCCCCGCGGCCATCCTCGGAGGCCTCGACTCGACGACCGGCGCGCTGGTCGGCGGACTCCTCGTCGGCGTCACCGAATCCCTGGCCACCGGCTACCAGAGCGACCTCACCTTCCTCGGACGCGGCCTCGGCGATCTCGCGCCCTACGTGGTGATGGTCGCGATCCTGCTCATCCGGCCCGCCGGGCTGTTCGGCACGAAGGAGCTCGCCCGTGTCTGA
- a CDS encoding PucR family transcriptional regulator gives MGGRRPRTGHDWKLLAESCTALLERLPELVDEHLRQLTEYSPVYGQVLPYDQQWREAETAMRIGIKAISAPRDSPRRDLEHAEEAGRRRAQQGLPLELLVHAYRAAGYLVWDALMESAASREPERLAVLMRCATMVWSAVDAQAATASESYLATERELRRRTDEQLQALLDALLEGQEAPGLAARAAAGLDLPEHGPYAVVVLRTERHDGRDVCVRPMVGAGLRFIWRMRADCEIAVVALDAEQGLDGVARLLDGRRSGPGGISPVVAGLGELGRARRWAELALRTCPPDATGVVRLDQRMPTALVVSQPELAGRLVSDVFGTLLELEPGDRAVLIETLDMWLACEGSAGRAAGRLYCHRNTVFNRLRRLEQLTSRSLARPRDLIEMTLALDAYRLAGAAGGAGPGR, from the coding sequence ATGGGAGGGCGCAGACCGCGGACCGGTCATGACTGGAAGCTGCTCGCGGAGTCGTGTACGGCTCTGCTGGAACGGCTGCCCGAGCTCGTCGACGAGCACCTCAGGCAGCTCACCGAGTACTCCCCCGTCTACGGACAGGTGCTGCCGTACGACCAGCAGTGGCGGGAGGCGGAGACCGCGATGCGCATCGGCATCAAGGCGATCTCCGCGCCCAGGGACTCACCGCGCCGCGATCTGGAGCACGCCGAGGAGGCGGGCCGGCGACGGGCCCAGCAGGGGCTGCCGCTCGAACTCCTGGTGCACGCCTACCGTGCCGCGGGCTATCTGGTGTGGGACGCGCTGATGGAGAGCGCGGCGAGCCGGGAGCCCGAGCGGCTCGCGGTGCTCATGCGGTGCGCCACGATGGTGTGGTCGGCCGTGGACGCGCAGGCCGCGACCGCCTCGGAGTCCTACCTCGCCACGGAACGGGAGTTGCGGCGGCGCACCGACGAGCAGTTGCAGGCCCTGCTCGACGCTCTGCTGGAGGGCCAGGAGGCACCGGGGCTCGCGGCGCGGGCGGCTGCCGGACTCGATCTGCCCGAGCACGGACCGTACGCCGTCGTGGTGCTGCGGACGGAACGGCACGACGGCCGGGACGTCTGTGTCCGGCCGATGGTGGGGGCGGGGCTGCGGTTCATCTGGCGGATGCGGGCCGACTGCGAGATCGCGGTGGTGGCCCTGGACGCCGAACAGGGCCTGGACGGGGTGGCCCGGCTGCTGGACGGCCGGCGCTCGGGTCCGGGCGGCATCAGTCCGGTGGTCGCGGGTCTGGGCGAGCTGGGGCGGGCCCGGCGGTGGGCCGAACTGGCGCTGCGCACCTGTCCGCCGGACGCGACCGGTGTCGTACGCCTCGATCAGCGGATGCCGACGGCGCTCGTCGTGAGCCAGCCGGAGCTGGCGGGCCGGCTGGTCTCGGACGTGTTCGGGACGCTGCTGGAGCTCGAACCGGGCGACCGGGCCGTGCTGATCGAGACGCTGGACATGTGGCTGGCCTGCGAGGGCTCCGCGGGGCGGGCGGCCGGACGTCTGTACTGCCACCGGAACACGGTCTTCAACCGCCTGCGCCGCCTGGAACAGCTGACCTCGCGCTCACTGGCCCGCCCCCGCGACCTGATCGAGATGACCTTGGCCCTGGACGCCTACCGGCTGGCGGGGGCGGCCGGTGGAGCGGGACCGGGCCGGTGA
- a CDS encoding GAP family protein, whose protein sequence is MVLDLVLIGLVIALDPLPVTGFVLVLSSRNGVWKGLAFILTWLATFVGIIAAVLLMTGGQPPAPKSAPSTAVLAVKLAIGVGMVCYAERTRRSIGKRHKSSGFMSRIEQISPWSAAGLALLLQPWGMVAAGAATVVDADLSHAASYAALMSYVLLATSSILTMELYATFAPRSAHVRLGKLRAWLEGHQEQALVSLVLFLGLWLVGKSIYQLTA, encoded by the coding sequence ATGGTCCTTGACCTGGTCCTCATCGGTCTGGTGATCGCTCTGGACCCGCTGCCGGTGACCGGATTCGTGCTGGTCCTCTCCTCGCGCAACGGGGTCTGGAAGGGCCTCGCCTTCATCCTGACCTGGCTGGCCACGTTCGTCGGCATCATCGCCGCGGTCCTGCTCATGACCGGCGGTCAGCCGCCGGCCCCGAAATCCGCGCCGTCCACGGCCGTCCTCGCGGTCAAACTGGCCATCGGCGTCGGGATGGTCTGCTACGCGGAACGCACCCGCCGCAGCATCGGCAAGCGGCACAAGTCCTCCGGCTTCATGTCGCGGATCGAACAGATCTCCCCCTGGTCGGCGGCCGGACTGGCCCTCCTGCTCCAGCCCTGGGGGATGGTCGCGGCCGGGGCGGCCACCGTGGTGGACGCCGACCTCTCGCACGCCGCGTCGTACGCGGCGCTCATGAGCTACGTCCTGCTGGCCACGTCCAGCATCCTGACGATGGAGCTCTACGCGACGTTCGCCCCGCGATCGGCCCACGTCCGGCTCGGGAAGCTGCGCGCTTGGCTGGAGGGGCACCAGGAGCAGGCACTGGTGTCCCTGGTGCTGTTCCTGGGGCTGTGGCTGGTGGGAAAGAGCATCTATCAGCTCACCGCGTGA
- a CDS encoding ABC transporter ATP-binding protein has product MAERDSGAAQEAAARAGDDPAPTPVPGKDAGREVRDTAADPVTAPSDVPTLDVRDVTVRFAGLTALDAVSFTVRPGTVHALIGPNGAGKSTCFNVLSGVCRPAAGSVRLGERELTGLPPHRIAGLGVARIFQNLALPPHATVEDCLLLGRHRLTRAGFLAAGLRLPSAAREDRRHRERVREIAAFVGLERQLDRPAGSLPYGQQKLAELARALCMEPRVLLLDEPVAGMTADERRRTAAVVAGVRDSLGISIVLVEHDMGVVMRLADTVTVLDFGRRIADGAPVDVQNDPAVVRAYLGERADPEENAS; this is encoded by the coding sequence ATGGCGGAACGCGACAGCGGGGCGGCGCAGGAGGCCGCCGCGAGAGCCGGGGACGACCCCGCGCCGACTCCCGTGCCGGGCAAGGACGCGGGCAGGGAGGTCCGGGACACCGCGGCCGACCCGGTGACCGCGCCCTCCGACGTCCCGACGCTCGACGTCAGGGACGTGACGGTCCGGTTCGCCGGGCTGACCGCGCTCGACGCGGTGAGCTTCACCGTGCGGCCCGGCACCGTGCACGCCCTCATCGGCCCCAACGGGGCAGGGAAGTCGACCTGCTTCAACGTGCTCTCCGGTGTGTGCCGGCCCGCCGCCGGAAGCGTCCGCCTCGGAGAGCGCGAACTCACCGGCCTGCCGCCGCACCGGATCGCCGGGCTGGGCGTGGCCCGCATCTTCCAGAACCTCGCCCTGCCTCCGCACGCCACCGTCGAGGACTGCCTGCTGCTCGGCCGGCACCGGCTGACCCGCGCCGGGTTCCTCGCCGCCGGGCTGCGGCTGCCCTCGGCGGCCCGCGAGGACCGGCGGCACCGCGAACGCGTCCGTGAGATCGCCGCGTTCGTGGGTCTGGAGCGACAGCTCGACCGGCCCGCCGGTTCGCTCCCGTACGGACAGCAGAAGCTCGCCGAGCTCGCCCGGGCCCTGTGCATGGAACCCCGCGTCCTGCTCCTGGACGAACCCGTCGCGGGCATGACCGCCGACGAACGCCGCCGAACCGCAGCGGTCGTCGCGGGAGTTCGCGACAGCCTCGGCATCTCGATCGTGCTGGTGGAACACGACATGGGGGTGGTGATGCGGCTCGCCGACACGGTGACCGTACTGGACTTCGGGCGCCGGATCGCCGACGGCGCCCCCGTGGACGTACAGAACGATCCGGCGGTCGTACGCGCCTATCTGGGCGAGCGCGCCGACCCAGAGGAGAACGCCTCATGA
- a CDS encoding ADP-ribosylglycohydrolase family protein, which translates to MTPVGSDIGDRVLGGWLGRIAGNMLGKPVEQGDHWTRDRIDRYLRQASALPLTDYLPGPAEDDAGGEFELRPEWRSCVRGRIHGSCRDDDVDYAILGLDLLETHGFSFSTEQVGDLWLLRLPFRQTFTAERAAYRNLAQGLKPPLTATYENPYQEWIGALIRADVYGWTSPGRPRRAASLARRDAVLSHTGNGVYGAMWAAALISAAFTAPSVRDALDTALTVIPASSRLARTVRRVLALHETGMTWEDTLLTVSEETAGMGWIHTVPNAAVLTAGLLYGDGDFTRTIALTVRGGLDTDSNGATAGSVAGVLCGAEAIPPQWKDPLEDTVRSAVFGFDGVRISELASRTVALVEA; encoded by the coding sequence ATGACCCCTGTGGGCAGCGACATCGGCGACCGAGTCCTCGGTGGCTGGCTCGGCCGGATCGCGGGCAACATGCTCGGCAAACCGGTCGAGCAGGGCGACCACTGGACGCGGGACCGGATCGACCGCTATCTGCGGCAGGCCTCGGCGCTGCCGCTGACCGACTATCTCCCCGGGCCCGCCGAGGACGACGCCGGGGGCGAGTTCGAGTTGCGGCCCGAGTGGCGCAGTTGCGTGCGCGGCCGCATCCACGGCAGTTGCCGTGACGACGACGTGGACTACGCGATCCTCGGACTGGACCTCCTGGAGACGCACGGCTTCTCGTTCAGCACCGAGCAGGTGGGGGATCTGTGGCTGCTGCGTCTTCCGTTCCGCCAGACGTTCACGGCTGAGCGGGCCGCGTACCGCAATCTCGCCCAGGGGCTGAAACCCCCGCTGACGGCGACGTACGAGAATCCGTACCAGGAGTGGATCGGCGCGCTGATCCGCGCCGATGTCTACGGCTGGACCAGCCCGGGACGGCCGCGGCGAGCGGCCTCGCTGGCCCGGCGGGACGCCGTCCTCTCGCACACCGGCAACGGTGTCTACGGCGCGATGTGGGCGGCGGCGCTGATCTCCGCCGCCTTCACCGCCCCGTCGGTCCGGGACGCGCTCGACACCGCTCTCACCGTGATCCCCGCGAGCAGCCGACTGGCCCGCACGGTACGCCGGGTGCTCGCGCTCCACGAGACCGGGATGACCTGGGAGGACACGCTCCTCACGGTGTCCGAGGAGACCGCCGGGATGGGCTGGATCCACACGGTCCCGAACGCGGCGGTGCTGACCGCCGGGCTGCTGTACGGCGACGGCGACTTCACCCGCACCATCGCGCTGACCGTGCGCGGCGGTCTGGACACCGACTCGAACGGCGCGACCGCGGGCTCCGTGGCGGGCGTCCTGTGCGGGGCGGAGGCGATTCCCCCGCAGTGGAAGGACCCGCTGGAGGACACCGTCCGCAGCGCGGTGTTCGGCTTCGACGGGGTACGGATCAGCGAGCTCGCCTCGCGTACGGTCGCGTTGGTCGAGGCCTGA
- a CDS encoding glycerate kinase, whose product MNRTPRVLIAADKFKGSLTAVQVAERVTAGLRRVAPQVVVESLPVADGGDGTVDAAVAAGFERREVRVAGPLGDEVTAAFALRGDTAVVEMAEASGLQRLPKGVFAPLSSSTYGSGELLRAALDAGARTIVFGVGGSATTDGGAGMLSALGARFLDDEGEPVAPGGAALGDVASADLSGLDDRFAAVDLVLASDVDNPLTGPKGAPAVYGPQKGAGPDDVAALDSALAHFAAVLEKELGPKAAGYATAPGAGAAGGVGYGALVLGARFRPGIEVMLDVLGFAPALERATLVITGEGSLDEQTLHGKAPAGVAAAARAAGKEVVAVCGRLALRPEALGRAGIRRAYPLTEVEPDIAKCIADAGPILERVAENIGRDFLG is encoded by the coding sequence GTGAATCGGACCCCGCGTGTGCTCATCGCCGCGGACAAGTTCAAGGGATCGCTGACGGCCGTACAGGTCGCCGAGCGGGTGACGGCCGGACTGCGCCGGGTCGCGCCGCAGGTGGTGGTCGAGTCGCTGCCCGTGGCCGACGGCGGCGACGGCACCGTCGACGCGGCGGTCGCGGCCGGTTTCGAGCGCCGCGAGGTGCGCGTCGCCGGACCGCTGGGCGACGAGGTGACCGCCGCGTTCGCGCTGCGCGGGGACACCGCGGTCGTGGAGATGGCCGAGGCGAGCGGGCTGCAGCGGCTGCCCAAGGGCGTCTTCGCACCGCTCTCGTCCTCGACGTACGGCTCCGGTGAACTGCTGCGCGCCGCGCTCGACGCCGGTGCCCGCACCATCGTCTTCGGTGTGGGCGGCAGCGCGACGACGGACGGCGGCGCGGGCATGCTGTCCGCGCTCGGCGCCCGTTTCCTCGACGACGAGGGTGAGCCGGTGGCGCCCGGCGGCGCCGCGCTCGGTGACGTCGCGAGCGCCGACCTGTCGGGTCTGGACGACCGGTTCGCCGCGGTCGACCTCGTCCTCGCCAGCGACGTGGACAACCCGCTGACGGGTCCCAAGGGCGCGCCCGCCGTCTACGGCCCCCAGAAGGGGGCGGGTCCCGACGACGTGGCGGCCCTGGACAGCGCCCTCGCCCATTTCGCCGCCGTCCTGGAGAAGGAGCTCGGGCCGAAGGCCGCCGGGTACGCCACCGCGCCCGGCGCCGGTGCCGCGGGAGGGGTCGGTTACGGAGCCCTGGTCCTCGGCGCCCGTTTCCGGCCCGGCATCGAGGTGATGCTCGACGTGCTCGGCTTCGCGCCCGCGCTGGAGCGCGCCACTCTGGTGATCACCGGTGAGGGATCCCTCGACGAGCAGACGCTGCACGGCAAGGCGCCCGCCGGGGTCGCGGCGGCCGCCCGGGCCGCGGGCAAGGAGGTCGTCGCGGTCTGCGGCCGGCTCGCGCTCCGGCCCGAGGCGCTCGGCAGGGCCGGCATCCGGCGGGCGTACCCGCTCACCGAGGTCGAGCCCGACATCGCGAAGTGCATCGCCGACGCCGGACCGATCCTGGAACGGGTGGCGGAGAACATCGGGCGGGACTTCCTGGGCTGA
- a CDS encoding YhjD/YihY/BrkB family envelope integrity protein: MSAGEGPDPDTGGGRRRPRERAAALRARLLGLRAGTETRFPVITRLTSHLVAVNLLDSATRLAAQAFLTAVPLLFVVASFAPQSVRKEIVDSVHDILGIDGSADQQLKKVYGADSAGLRQSTGVVSLLMVLLSATACSRAMQRLCQRAWLLPAASARIAVWRWFVWIVTLLVVIALQGPLRTGFGAGSWLGLPLLLLTEVGVWWWTQHLLLAGRVPWLPLLPGALVTGTALTVLSVIAKVYVPNALNHSLERYGSLGAVFTVLSWLIALCVVVSAGITAGAVIAREPAVVRRLGSPD, encoded by the coding sequence ATGAGCGCAGGCGAAGGACCGGACCCGGACACCGGAGGCGGCCGGAGGCGCCCGCGCGAGCGGGCGGCGGCGCTGCGGGCCCGGCTGCTGGGACTGCGCGCCGGTACCGAGACCCGGTTCCCGGTGATCACCCGCCTCACCTCCCATCTGGTCGCCGTGAACCTGCTGGATTCCGCCACCCGGCTCGCCGCCCAGGCCTTCCTGACCGCGGTACCCCTGCTCTTCGTCGTCGCCTCGTTCGCCCCGCAGTCGGTACGCAAGGAGATCGTCGACTCCGTGCACGACATCCTCGGCATCGACGGCAGCGCCGACCAGCAGCTGAAGAAGGTGTACGGGGCCGACTCCGCCGGGCTGCGGCAGAGCACCGGGGTGGTCAGCCTGCTGATGGTGCTGCTCTCCGCCACCGCGTGCAGCCGGGCGATGCAGCGGCTCTGCCAGCGCGCCTGGCTGCTCCCGGCCGCGAGCGCGCGGATCGCCGTCTGGCGCTGGTTCGTGTGGATCGTGACCCTGCTGGTCGTCATCGCCCTCCAGGGACCGCTGCGGACCGGCTTCGGCGCGGGGTCCTGGCTCGGTCTCCCGCTGCTCCTGCTCACCGAGGTCGGCGTCTGGTGGTGGACCCAGCACCTGCTGCTGGCGGGGCGCGTGCCCTGGCTGCCCCTGCTGCCCGGCGCGCTCGTGACGGGCACGGCCCTGACCGTGCTGTCGGTGATCGCCAAGGTGTACGTGCCCAACGCGCTCAACCACAGTCTGGAGCGCTACGGGTCGCTGGGCGCGGTCTTCACCGTGCTGTCCTGGCTGATCGCGCTGTGCGTCGTCGTCTCCGCGGGCATCACCGCAGGTGCCGTCATCGCCCGGGAACCCGCCGTGGTCCGCCGTCTGGGCTCGCCCGATTAG
- a CDS encoding DUF6325 family protein, translating into MGPIDYVVVEFPGNRMTGEGFPILVDLVDRGVIRILDLLFVRKDEDGSVAGMEIADFDGDGALDLAVFEGVSSGLLGEDDIAEAGRALEPGNSAGILVYENVWAAPFATALRRSGAQMVASGRIPVPAVLAALEDPDAG; encoded by the coding sequence ATGGGCCCGATCGACTATGTGGTCGTGGAGTTTCCCGGCAACCGAATGACCGGCGAGGGATTTCCGATCCTGGTCGACCTGGTGGACCGTGGCGTCATCCGCATTCTCGACCTTCTGTTCGTGAGAAAGGACGAGGACGGATCCGTGGCCGGCATGGAGATCGCCGACTTCGACGGGGACGGAGCGCTCGACCTCGCCGTCTTCGAGGGCGTGTCCTCCGGCCTGCTGGGCGAGGACGACATCGCGGAGGCCGGGAGGGCCCTGGAGCCCGGCAACTCCGCCGGAATCCTGGTCTACGAGAACGTCTGGGCGGCGCCCTTCGCCACGGCCCTGCGGCGCAGCGGCGCCCAGATGGTCGCCTCCGGACGCATCCCCGTTCCCGCCGTGCTGGCCGCGCTCGAAGACCCGGACGCCGGATAG
- a CDS encoding ABC transporter ATP-binding protein, protein MGGSALLVRELSVGYGPVRALRHVSLEVPEGAVVTVLGGNGAGKSTLLRAVCRTLSFHGGAVTGGTVTLGGRPLDRLPPDRVVAAGVSQVPEGRRVFSRMTVADNLRAGALGAAGGRVERARALRRVHELFPVLADRARQRAGLLSGGEQQMLAVGRALMGAPKVLLLDEPSLGLAPLMAARIADTVREINGQGTSVLLVEQNAALALRLASSAYVLEVGEVTLSGPADRLAASDEVRRRYLGVVDEEAAADGASARGALPSLSRWKG, encoded by the coding sequence ATGGGCGGTTCCGCTCTGCTCGTGCGGGAACTGTCGGTCGGATACGGCCCCGTACGCGCGCTGCGTCACGTGTCGTTGGAGGTGCCCGAGGGAGCCGTCGTCACGGTCCTCGGCGGCAACGGCGCGGGCAAGTCGACGCTCCTGCGGGCCGTCTGCCGGACCCTCTCCTTCCACGGGGGAGCGGTCACCGGCGGCACGGTCACGCTGGGCGGACGGCCGCTCGACCGGCTGCCGCCGGACCGGGTGGTGGCCGCCGGGGTGTCCCAAGTCCCCGAGGGGCGAAGGGTGTTCAGCCGGATGACGGTCGCGGACAACCTGCGTGCCGGAGCACTGGGCGCCGCTGGCGGACGGGTCGAGCGGGCGCGTGCCCTGCGGCGCGTGCACGAACTGTTCCCCGTCCTCGCCGACCGCGCCCGGCAGCGGGCGGGGCTGCTGTCCGGCGGGGAGCAGCAGATGCTCGCCGTCGGCCGGGCGCTGATGGGCGCCCCCAAGGTGCTGCTGCTGGACGAACCCTCGCTCGGGCTCGCCCCGTTGATGGCCGCACGGATCGCCGACACCGTGCGGGAGATCAACGGACAGGGCACCTCCGTCCTGCTCGTGGAACAGAACGCGGCCCTCGCCCTGCGACTCGCGTCCAGCGCCTATGTCCTGGAGGTCGGCGAGGTGACCCTGTCCGGTCCCGCGGACCGACTCGCCGCCTCGGACGAGGTGCGCCGCCGCTATCTCGGCGTGGTCGACGAGGAGGCCGCGGCCGACGGCGCCTCCGCGCGCGGTGCCCTGCCGTCCCTGTCCCGTTGGAAGGGGTGA
- a CDS encoding DUF7144 family membrane protein: protein MATTGMHRQGTAGSTGAWVSGWTAFAAVMMIFGGAMAIFQGIAAIAKDSVFVTTSNYVYSFNLTSWGWIHLTLGVLVVLAGIAVFRGMLWARIVGITLAGLAMVANFMWLPYSPVWSSVLIAIDAFVIWALCVGAGRDARTE, encoded by the coding sequence ATGGCTACGACGGGTATGCACCGGCAGGGAACCGCCGGCAGTACGGGAGCGTGGGTGTCCGGTTGGACCGCCTTCGCCGCAGTCATGATGATCTTCGGCGGTGCGATGGCGATATTCCAGGGCATCGCCGCCATCGCCAAGGACAGCGTCTTCGTCACTACCAGCAACTACGTCTACAGCTTCAACCTCACGAGCTGGGGATGGATCCACCTCACCCTCGGCGTCCTGGTCGTCCTCGCCGGCATCGCCGTGTTCCGCGGCATGCTGTGGGCCCGCATCGTCGGCATCACCCTCGCGGGGCTGGCCATGGTCGCCAACTTCATGTGGCTGCCGTACTCCCCCGTGTGGTCCAGCGTGCTGATCGCCATCGACGCCTTCGTCATCTGGGCGCTGTGCGTCGGGGCCGGCCGGGACGCCCGTACCGAGTAG
- a CDS encoding NUDIX hydrolase yields the protein MTNSDFAAYIAGLPRVLVGAAALFRDADGRVLLVEPNYRDGWTLPGGTVESDDGESPRQGARRETAEEIGLDVELGRLLAVDWVQGPTRPPLVAYLYDGGVLGEQELGAIRLQEEELLSWRLVPREELAARLPGASGRRVLAALDVLAQDSGTAELENGHRVG from the coding sequence GTGACCAATTCGGACTTCGCCGCATACATCGCCGGCCTGCCCCGTGTCCTCGTAGGGGCCGCCGCCCTCTTCCGCGACGCCGACGGGCGGGTGCTGCTCGTCGAGCCGAACTACCGGGATGGCTGGACCCTGCCGGGCGGAACCGTGGAGTCGGACGACGGGGAGAGTCCGCGGCAGGGCGCGCGCCGGGAGACGGCCGAGGAGATCGGCCTCGACGTGGAGCTCGGGCGGCTCCTCGCCGTCGACTGGGTCCAGGGGCCGACGCGCCCGCCGCTGGTGGCCTATCTGTACGACGGTGGAGTGCTCGGCGAGCAGGAGCTCGGGGCGATCCGGCTGCAGGAGGAGGAGCTGCTGTCCTGGCGTCTGGTGCCGCGCGAGGAACTGGCCGCGCGTCTGCCGGGCGCCTCGGGGCGTCGTGTGCTCGCCGCGCTCGACGTCCTGGCGCAGGACTCGGGAACGGCGGAACTGGAGAACGGCCACCGAGTGGGCTGA